The proteins below come from a single Aegilops tauschii subsp. strangulata cultivar AL8/78 chromosome 6, Aet v6.0, whole genome shotgun sequence genomic window:
- the LOC109784674 gene encoding disease resistance-like protein DSC1 — protein MALMAEVPSKVGTSICSEDGAVKDGGDDTCECVGPVCASDPLVYKLYHLQIMKFDDRQLAAPWKREMDRVSNLVNLRHLHLYSGIIPMIPCVGKLTSLHELYGFCIKQQDGYTTGELKNLMNIHHLYVSGLDKVLEIESMPRCLEWVGLEGKNVFPRLEMLKVRDCDALRTLPSVPTSIRHVEIHKAETLWQGCSLSALEELSIQQCPSLSCLPKDSFGSLASLKTFKVVKCPNLRTGEIRLPPTVKYITLGLCGEAEQPLVHSLKGLDSLVVLFLDGCALSLFPSEVFTCLAGLTIMVFGNCAITSLPLAEAFATLTNLENLSIWDCQELVSINGILGSPSLLSLQIEGCNKITADQWVDDAASFSSLYELDIDNPLLLLSEPLQSISCVKKLIIAGGPELRYLPEDWLLQNEALKELKVSDASHLICLPPQMTSLSSVELFDISNAKLIQSLPDMPASLRSLRINDCHSELKKRCQKNKGLDWDKIAHICNIDIS, from the exons ATGGCGTTGATGGCAGAGGTACCTTCCAAGGTTGGCACCTCaatctgctctgaagatggaGCAGTGAAAGATGGTGGCGACGACACATGTGAGTGTGTCGGACCGGTTTGTGCCTcggacccg CTTGTGTACAAGCTTTATCACTTACAAATAATGAAGTTCGATGATCGCCAACTCGCAGCTCCTTGGAAAAGGGAAATGGACAGAGTGTCCAACCTAGTTAATTTACGCCATCTGCACCTATATTCCGGAATAATACCAATGATTCCTTGTGTAGGAAAGCTTACTTCTCTCCATGAGCTATATGGTTTCTGCATCAAACAACAAGATGGTTACACTACTGGTGAACTAAAGAATCTGATGAACATCCATCATTTATATGTTTCTGGTCTTGACAAG GTGCTAGAGATTGAAAGCATGCCAAGATGCCTGGAATGGGTTGGATTGGAGGGTAAGAATGTATTCCCTAGGCTTGAGATGCTAAAAGTTCGTGACTGTGATGCGCTGAGAACATTGCCAAGTGTACCTACCAGTATTCGCCATGTTGAAATCCATAAAGCTG AAACTTTATGGCAGGGATGTTCTCTATCTGCACTCGAGGAGTTGTCCATCCAACAATGCCCAAGCTTGTCATGTCTACCGAAGGATTCATTTGGTTCACTTGCCTCCCTAAAAACCTTTAAAGTAGTGAAGTGCCCAAATTTAAGGACAGGAGAGATTAGGTTGCCCCCTACCGTGAAATACATTACTTTAGGATTGTGCGGTGAAGCTGAACAACCACTAGTTCATTCACTGAAAGGTCTTGATTCGTTGGTAGTGTTATTCTTAGATGGTTGTGCACTGTCACTTTTCCCTTCAGAAGTGTTTACATGTTTGGCAGGGCTAACTATTATGGTGTTTGGTAATTGTGCAATTACATCTCTTCCCTTGGCTGAAGCCTTCGCAACATTGACAAATCTTGAAAACCTATCCATATGGGATTGCCAAGAGCTAGTTTCAATCAATGGGATCCTTGGGAGTCCATCACTACTGTCACTGCAAATCGAGGGATGCAATAAGATCACCGCAGATCAGTGGGTGGATGACGCTGCTAGTTTTTCTAGCCTATATGAGCTTGATATTGACAATCCGCTGCTCTTGCTAAGCGAGCCATTACAAAGCATCTCGTGTGTCAAGAAACTTATAATTGCTGGTGGTCCTGAACTGAGATACTTACCTGAGGATTGGTTACTGCAAAATGAGGCACTAAAAGAACTAAAAGTATCTGATGCTTCTCACCTGATATGTCTGCCCCCACAAATGACGAGTCTGAGCTCTGTCGAATTATTCGATATATCCAATGCGAAATTGATCCAGAGTTTGCCAGACATGCCTGCTTCTCTAAGGAGTCTACGAATAAACGATTGCCACTCTGAGCTCAAGAAGCGATGCCAAAAGAATAAGGGACTTGATTGGGATAAGATTGCACATATCTGTAACATAGATATTAGCTAA